The nucleotide sequence TCAGCAAGGCTGTCATCCCGGCAGCCGGGCTCGGCACCCGTTTCCTGCCCGCCACCAAGGCCACTCCGAAGGAGATGCTGCCGGTCGTGGACAAGCCGGCGATCCAGTACGTGGTCGAGGAAGCGGTATCAGCCGGCCTTGAGGACGTACTGATGGTCACCGGGCGTAACAAGCGTCCGCTGGAGGACCACTTCGACCGCAACTACGAGCTCGAGTCGGCCCTGCAGAAGAAGGGCGACGCCGACCGGCTCTCCAGGGTGCAGGAGTCCAGCGACCTGGCCACGATGCACTACGTCCGCCAGGGCGACCCCCGCGGCCTCGGCCACGCCGTGCTGTGCGCCGCGCCGCACGTGGGCCACGAGCCCTTCGCGGTCCTGCTCGGCGACGACCTGATCGACCCCCGCGACCCCCTGCTCCAGCGCATGATCGACGTGCAGGAGCAGCACGGCGGCAGTGTGATCGCCCTCATGGAGGTCGCCCCCGAGCAGATCCACCTCTACGGCTGCGCGGCCGTGGAGAGCACCGGTGAGGGCGACGTCGTCAAGATCACCGGCCTGGTCGAGAAGCCGGACCCGGCCGACGCCCCGTCCAACTATGCGATCATCGGGCGTTACGTCCTCGACCCGCACATCTTCGACATACTGCGCAAGACCGAGCCCGGCCGGGGCGGCGAGATCCAGCTCACCGACGCGCTCCAGCAGCTCGCCGAGGACGAGAAGATCGGCGGTCCGGTGCACGGCGTCGTCTTCAAGGGCCGCCGTTATGACACCGGCGACCGCGCCGACTACCTGCGTGCCATTGTCCGCCTCGCGTGCGAACGTGAGGACCTGGGCCCGGACTTCAGGACCTGGCTGCGCAGTTTCGTCGCCGAGGAGATGCAGGAAAGTTGAGCACCGCCGCGAACCGTCCCGTCGGACCGGACCACGTGTGGTCGGTGGACGAGCACCTGGAGGACATTCTCAGCACCGTCCGCCCGCTCGACCCCATCGAGCTCCAGCTCCCCGACGCGCAGGGCTGTGCGCTGGTCGACGACGTCATGGTGCCGGTGTCGTTGCCGCCCTTCGACAACAGCTCCATGGACGGTTACGCGGTACGGGTCACGGACGTGACCGGTGCGAGCGAGGAGTACCCGGCGGTCCTGGACGTGGTCGGTGACGTCGCCGCGGGCGACGCCGCCCCCGTCCAGGTCGGCCCCGGCCAGGCGGCGCGCATCATGACCGGTGCGCCGCTGCCGCCCGGCGCCGAGGCCGTCGTCCCCGTCGAGTGGACGGACGCCGGGCTCGGCGGCGGCCCCGCCAGCGGCATGCGCGCCCGCGCCCAGGCGCCCGAGGGCGCCGAGGGGCAGGTGCGCGTCTTCCGGCCCGCCGAGACCGGGGCGCACGTCCGGCCCAGCGGCAGCGACGTCCGCGCCGGTGACCGGGCGCTCGCCGCCGGTACGGTCCTCGGCCCCTCCCAGATCGCACTGCTGGCCGCGATCGGCCGGGGCACGGTCCGGGTGCGCCCGCGCCCGCGCGTCGTCGTGATGTCCACCGGCAGTGAACTCGTCCAGCCGGGCGAGCCGTTGGCGCACGGTCAGATCTTCGACTCCAACAGCTTCGCCCTCACCGCCGCGGCCCGCGCCGCGGGGGCCATCGCCTACCGGGTCGGCGCGGTCGCGGACGACGCGGACGTGCTGCGCTCCACCATCGAGGACCAGTTGGTCCGCGCCGACCTGCTCGTCACCACCGGCGGGGTGAGCGTCGGCGCGTACGACGTGGTCAAGGAGGCGCTGACCGAGGTCGGCGACGAGGAGGGCGGCGGGGTCGACTTCCGCAAGCTCGCCATGCAGCCCGGCAAGCCCCAGGGCTTCGGCGCGGTGGGCCCCGACCACACCCCGCTGCTGGCCCTGC is from Streptomyces seoulensis and encodes:
- the glp gene encoding molybdotransferase-like divisome protein Glp, with the protein product MSTAANRPVGPDHVWSVDEHLEDILSTVRPLDPIELQLPDAQGCALVDDVMVPVSLPPFDNSSMDGYAVRVTDVTGASEEYPAVLDVVGDVAAGDAAPVQVGPGQAARIMTGAPLPPGAEAVVPVEWTDAGLGGGPASGMRARAQAPEGAEGQVRVFRPAETGAHVRPSGSDVRAGDRALAAGTVLGPSQIALLAAIGRGTVRVRPRPRVVVMSTGSELVQPGEPLAHGQIFDSNSFALTAAARAAGAIAYRVGAVADDADVLRSTIEDQLVRADLLVTTGGVSVGAYDVVKEALTEVGDEEGGGVDFRKLAMQPGKPQGFGAVGPDHTPLLALPGNPVSSYVSFELFVRPAIRALMGFADVQRPRTRATLKVDEPLRSPEGRRQFLRGNYEDGEVAPVGGSGSHLIAALAHANALIVLPEDMATAEPGTEVEVVLLG
- the galU gene encoding UTP--glucose-1-phosphate uridylyltransferase GalU, with the protein product MTQSHPRISKAVIPAAGLGTRFLPATKATPKEMLPVVDKPAIQYVVEEAVSAGLEDVLMVTGRNKRPLEDHFDRNYELESALQKKGDADRLSRVQESSDLATMHYVRQGDPRGLGHAVLCAAPHVGHEPFAVLLGDDLIDPRDPLLQRMIDVQEQHGGSVIALMEVAPEQIHLYGCAAVESTGEGDVVKITGLVEKPDPADAPSNYAIIGRYVLDPHIFDILRKTEPGRGGEIQLTDALQQLAEDEKIGGPVHGVVFKGRRYDTGDRADYLRAIVRLACEREDLGPDFRTWLRSFVAEEMQES